The DNA sequence gtgaatcgggtaggttaaacagctgtgaatcgGGTAGGTTAATagattaaacagctgtgaattGGGTAGGTTAATagattaaacagctgtgaatcgggtagattaaacagctgtgaatcgggtagattaaacagctgtgaatcgggtaggttaaacagctgtgaatcgggtagattaaacagctgtgaatcgggtagattaaacagctgtgaatcgggtaggttaaacagctgtgaatcgggtagattaaacagctgtgaatcgGGTAGATTGAACAGCTGTGAATCGGGTagattaaacagctgtgaatcgggtaggttaaacagctgtgaatcgggtagattaaacagctgtgaatcgGGTAGATTGAACAGCTGTGAATCAGGTAGgttaaacagctgtgaatcgGGTAGATTGAACAGCTGTGAATCGGGTAGgttaaacagctgtgaatcgggtaggttaaacagctgtgaatcgggtaggttaaacagctgtgaatcCCTGTCTTCTCTGCTTCCATCTGCACCAGCTGCTGAGGTATACGCTGGATAAGAGTGGTCTGGAGGCGGTCAGGATCGTAGCCAGTGACAACCTGTGGGAGCCCATTGTGGTGTCTCTGCTGCTAGACCCTGAGCTGAGCAGCGCTGTAGACGTGATAGGGTAGGAAGATGTCTGACAGTTTCTCTTGTTTCCTCGTGATCCTGACAGGTGCATGCAAATCCTGAATGTCTTTTCTCTAACCGCCTGGAGAAAGTTGCATGATGTGATATAAACAGCTCTAGCAGTGATTCTAATCTTGTCATAACAGcatttctgtgttgtgtgtttttcttttatttctgtattatttcatGTTCTAGTAAGTTTTAAGTCACCAATGAAGCACTGATGTTATTTTATACTAAATCATTTAGATagattttcttagtttcatgtgGTGAGGCTTCTGGTGAACACAGCTCagaaagaatacatttaaagatctATGTATATTTAGATTTACTGGAAAGGAATTGGATAGAAATTCTGTTGAAGTTAAATATTTGAGAATGAATGGAATTGGTTTAATGTCTGTAATGTACTACTTTGTATTCCTTATCTTTTTATGTattatgtgttttattattgACCTATTATTAGGGCTGGGGGTCATTTTTTTACATACTAGTGCAATTCACAGCCtcagcaaaataaaactgttgaaacATGCCTAAATATTAGTCTTAAACAGTACTCTGAATTTCAAGCTATGAACCTTAATCATAATATAATCATAATTaacttttttgaaaaatgcattgtAATGGACAGCATAGCTGACCCAGATAACTGTCCAAAGGCCTGTGTAGTTTAGGTTCCATGATGTTTTTCAGGAGACTCAGGATGGTAAAATTCAGTTTATCTCTCAGCCTGACCATCTCTGCACTGTTTCCGCTCTGGACTGCCTGTGGAGGAATAAATGAGTTCATACGGGATGATCTGAGTCAGATCTTTTCAAGATAAGCTTGTCTGTTGTATGTGTGGTGATCAGAGCTCACTACCCTGGAACCATCACCGTGACCGAAGCCTTGAAGACACAGAAGAAGCTGTGGTCCTCGGAGGACTACAGCAGCTTCAATGATGAGGTTGGAGGAGGCTGCTGGGCTCGCATCCTGAACCAGAACTACGTCAACGGACTCATGACTGCGTGAGTACACAGATAACCCAGGAACAGCATCTGTGAccaaatgtgttcatttttatCACCGTTTAATGTGGAATTAACATCCAATGTGATATTTATGGTTTCTAATTTACATGGTGAAGGGATAAGAACATAACCTCACATCAATATAGAGGCTTCCATCGTTCACTATTTGCTGCTTTACTGTTGTTCGGCTTTTATCAGTTTTATGTTAGTGTTCAGTTTCAGGTGTTAAAATTAGTGCTGGGCAATGATTAATCACATTGTtgtatgtaaaattaaattaatgaatttaaaagtaatgtattctacatttttatttttaaagttctgctatatgaacaaaaatgcagTAATATTTGGTTTCCAAAGACTTCAGACAGATAAatgctttttaacagcagtattctcttcacacagcagcagttaaaaTACTTCTAGTAAACCTCAACCTAAACATTAATGGAATCTAATCAAACCAAAGCTATTTGCCCCAGCAGGGCATTAATGCTTTATCTGGTTTGCTCTAGAAAAACATGTtaccctcagagtccagagATCAAAACATTAGAACAGGAACCTTCCCAACAACAGCAGGTTAACATTTATTAATCTGAATTCGGATTTTCTCTGAACAGGAACCAGCAGAAACTTTTTTTATCAGGGAGCAGAATCAGTCTATGTTCAGCAGCAGCTGTTAGACGGAggtaaaatgatcaaatacataaaaaccTTCCAGTGATGCAGGGTGAAGTTCATACTGACGTCATTCATTGATCCTCAGAACGTTCCTCAGACCAACATCTTCCACTGAACTAATCAGAATACAGTCTGTAGATAACTACTTCTCTGTGACGTCTGTTAGCTCGTCtagttttagtttatttctaCTTCCAGTCTGAAGCCTCCACTGTTAGTTTAGAGACGTGATGACGTCCATCCCAAGTCCTGATCCACATCAGCCTCCTGTGATCCTGGTTAGTCTGTCTGGATTCAGAGCCAGGGAGCAACGGACTTTTactatattaataataataataataataataataataataataaaaactttgTTAACGTGATAAAATAATCATTGCATTAATTAATGCATTAACAGGATAATAACATGTTAACGTGGCCAGCCATAGTTAAAATACACACCAGAGTtaataaaacatgtaagtatgcaGGGGAAAGCTGTAGTAAGTCATTTTGTGTAGCTGATAGGTTCATAACTACTTGTTCCTTCAGAACCATCTCCTGGAACCTGGTGGCCAGTTACTATGAGGACCTGCCGTTCGGCAGAGATGGTTTGATGACTGCTGAGGAGCCCTGGAGTGGAAACTATGTGGTGGAGTCTCCCATCTGGATCACAGGTCTGCATAGAGAGACACATGACATGCTGTCTCTGTTgatcatttgtttaaaaaaatcaatctttTTTAGACTTTATTGTTTGAGTTTAGACTAGGAGATCATACCACGAATGTTTGAGAACCGCTGATCACTGAGCAACAAAGATGACAGCTGTattaagaagcagaaacttcaCAATGTCAGAAATAAGTCTCATATCCCTTTGCCAGTGGCTTTAGGGTTAAAGTGCCTCACCCAGTAGAGCTAAATGATTCTACTCCAGGTCAACAGTTCCTTCTTCCTTGTTTCCATACAAGGATTTTGTAGAAACCCCAACAGGTAACACTGATAACTCtttacaaatgaaaaaacacaaagataaatATGAAATTGAAATGAATCTGAAAAATTAGCTGGTTAGttctgtcgcctcacagctagaagatccccggttcgtgttccggccttcctgggatctttctgcatggagtctccatgttctcctgtacatgtgtgggttttctccaggttctccagcttcctcccacagtccagaaacatgctgaggttcattggtgattctaaattgtccgtaggtgtgaatgtgagtgtgattgtttgtctctatgtgtagccctgtgatggactgtttcctgtccaggtgaaccttcaccctcagtcaccTGATAGACTTCAGCCCTCTAATGAGGATCTATAGGTGtataaatgatggatggatgtaaaactatCATGATTTTCTGGAGTGATAATAGTTTTgtttcctgctctgctgcttcctctgagGACTATAGTTCCACTTCATTCTTTTCTTGTCATCTTTCTGTTGTTAGAATATCTGCTGAAGCATTAAATGACTGACTGCATGCAGGATGTCCTGCTTCTGTCCATGTCTCCACAGCCTCTCTGTCATTACACAGATCATAACCTCTGTTTCCTTTGAATACATAAACTGGATGCTGCTGGGAGAGTCTGGAGATCCTCTAACATATCGATGACCAGACTGAGCTAGCAGCACATGCAGAACATTATCTTCATTAGAATAAACATTCAGCATTTAGCCAAAGAGCTTCAGTTTCTCCTGCTGCTTTAATGATATGCATGTTGTTTATTGGTATACTTCCAGCCATGTCCCTATTCAGAGAAAATGTCCTCCATCCATACACGATAGGGTCTGTCTTCTGACTCTGTATGTCACAAAGGAATACCTAGCTGTTGTCATGTTTGACGTGAAGTAGGCCTGTAGAGAGGTAACCTTTCTACTGATAGTGATTCACTTTGACAGCAGACAGTTGTAGGACTTCTAATAATTATCAGAGCTCATAGAGAAAAACCCTCAAACTGTGAGAAGAACTTTTGTAAAGCAAGGACTGTTTTTCAATGCTTTGTCCCAGGAAAATGGTTTCATAgatattttaattactttttacgTGCAGATAACCTGAATGtattatgtatgtatataatTTAGTGCTCTGTTGTCTTCCTTGTAGCCCACACCACCCAGTTCTCCCAGCCAGGATGGACATACCTGCAGACTGTTGGACATCTGGAACACGGTGGAAGTTATGTAGCCCTGACTGATGGGAAAGGAAACCTCACGGTCGTCATTGAAACCATGGCAAGTCAGGCTGTTtggttttttcactttttaaattttgccacagatgtctttatagaatagaatagaatagaatagaatagaatagaatagaatagagttTATTGCCATATttcaggtacatcacagtagaTCCTggctctgtaattttttttctgtttacattcttttattttgcagcGCTTCATCAGTTTAACTGAAGCTTCACTGCTACAGAACCTCTGGATGTTGTTTGTGCTACAGATGCTAACAAAGCAGCACCGCTGTCACAAATCATTCTATCTGCTCTAAAGATGTATGATTTTAAGTTTCATAGTTTGACATTTATACAGGGAAATGAAGTGTTTTCCTTATGGCCCCTATTGGAACGCTGAATGAGGAAAGAAGAACTCAGAAGTGCAAAACTGTGAATAGATGAACAAACTAGAACCAGTTCACTGAACAGTTTATTTCCCTTTTAGACTCATGATCATTCTGTCTGCATCAGACCTCCACTCCCCCCCTTCAATGTGACATCCCAGAATGCAACTTTCCAGCTGAAGGGATCGTTTGTAAGTTTCTATGACATCTTCATTGATCTGTTGGAAGTTGCTGAGTTCTACTTTTATCATATTCAAGGTTATTAATGTCTTTTCCTAGACTTCCATTGAGGAACTCCAGGTCTGGAGATCACAGTTTAACTTCAAGACCAAGAAGCCGTACTTCTTTGAAAAACTGCCTCCACTGAAGGTAAATGACAGTCCAAAGTGTTTAAGATGCAGCGTTTCAACATCAACAACTTTAACATTCTTCTATGTTTTTACGTGTCTTTAGGTTTTAAATGGATCATTTACCCTCAGTCTGGCTGAAGACGAGGTTTACACGCTGACTACGATTACCACAGGAAATAAGGGCAGCTACCCCGACCCGCCTCCATCAGCTCCTTTCCCTAAAGTCTATAAGGACAACTTTGATGTTTGTGAGTACAGCAGACAGAACCAAACTAACCATACTCACACatttcaacaaacaaaaacagcaaagaagtTATTAAAGCTGGTGTTTGACAACAGTGGAAGATCCAAAGGCCTtgatgttctgtctgtgtttaaacCCTGTACAGTAAACCCTCCCTTCTCTGAGGCTCCAGACTTTGCCGACCAAACAGGGGTGTTCGAGTACTACGTCAACCTCACCGACCCTGGACCTCACCTGTTCACCTTACGCCAGGTTGTGACCCAGAGACCCATCACCTGGGCAACAGATGCTGACCAGACCATCAGTGTTATAGGAGACCATCAGTGGTGAGAAGATGTTTCAGAAGTGGTGGCTCAGTGACTCCAGAACAGCTCCagatgtgtgttgttgtgttgctgttttacagGCAGGACCTGACCGTTTCCTGTGATATCTTCATGGAGAACATTCAGACCGGCGGTGTGTTCGTAGCAGCCAGGGTGGATAAGGGAGGTGGGTCGGTCCGCAGCGCGAGAGGAGTCTTCTTCTGGGTGTTTGCTGACGGCTCCTACAGAGTTACCAATGATCTCGGTCAGTACCATCACCCATCAACGCAAACTCAAACAGGagttgaaaaacattttcattatcagagatttttaaaagaaacctCAAAAAATCTCATGTTTCAAGTTGATCTCATTTTGCAAAGCAACATAAATGAATATTATTGCTGTTTGTGTCAACAGCTGGACAGACTGTGCTGGCAGAGGGACTGTCTGGTACTCAGGCCTTTGGTTGGTACACCTTAACGCTCACTGTCCAGGTAAGTGGAGACTCACTGTTActaaggacagacagacagacagacagacagacactttattaatcccttGGGAAATTCAAGGCTTTGTTCTGATGCTGTTTAGTTGTCTTCTTCAGTCTTTATGCTTTTTGCTCAGCCAAGGGACgtagtggagttatgtgatgatcagcttctgtctgtctgtcagcaacattactctaaaaaatggacaaacagatttggatgaaattttcagggaaggtcataaatgacacaaggaccaagtgattagattttggcagtgatgcagcttatagtctggatccatggattagttaaagatttctgtgtcattgccagatagcggcacggcgtcactgtaaccatgacaacaagtgaacactacatcagctgcctgctgatgatcacatgattgtgatcctactacaaatccaccactgaggacttatcaggacttatccatcagaaatgatccaaggaaaaactgattaaattgtggggtgtttccgagccgcccgctacatatttaggtcattttttgtcaggaaacacacatcatgtggtgaaaaaaaatgactaaatcagGCCAGAATTCAGATTTTAGATGGGCCTTCTCGAAGTCATGACTTAAACCTAATGAAGAACCGGTGGACTgaagaagaaacaagtctgttaGAAACTAGTTTAGTTGACCTGATCCAGTTCTGTCAAGGGAGTGGTCAACGATAGAACCAGAAGCTGGACAGCAGTGTGCATGTTCTCACTGCTTTCTGCTGTATCCTAAAGAATAACACACTAACTTACATCACTGGTTGCACATTTGCTTGGCCTTTCCTCCAAACGGCATCTGTGTGAATGACTGTCGGGTGGACAAGCAGAGACTTCATGAAGAGTTCTGCTGTTAACGTGTTCCCTGTATGTTATCGTGTGTTCCTCTGTTCTGCAGGGCCAGTATGCATCAGGGTTGCTGAATGGATTCCCACTGTGGAGGAACGCTGTGGTTCTGACACCAAAGAATGGCTGGGCTGCCATAGGAACACACTCATTTGAACTGGCACAGTTTGATAACTTTTCTGTGATAGCAGAGTAATAATTAGCAAGGGAATAATGATTTATACGATGCTGTGaatatttgaattaatttattGACTTGACTCATGTCTTGATTTAACAGTTTCTTgtcttaaacatttattttctctctttgtaaAGATTGAATGTTTGACACACATGAAGAGAACAAGAGGCACATGATGTAGAATAATGTTCTGCACTCTGGAAGTTTACTGATGACTGTAAATGATTTTGTACTGTGGGTTTTATGATTTTTATAACCTTTCACTTTTTGAAATGCATGTGTTCAGTTTGGGGCAAAACGAGCCCAACTCAATGGAAGGgtaataaatttttaaaaaaaatctgtcataacTTAACCATGAATCAAATGACATGCAGAGTAGCCTGGTTTCAACAGCTGCTTTTAGAGAAAAACTTATTTCACCAATAGATTTATTTAGACTGCAATTGGCATCAAGTACCAGGAAGTGGGAAGATGTGTTAGAGATGTTGAGGATAGATTTGAACTCTTGTTttagtttctgacatttttactaAAAGGCTCTGTCCAAAATACTTTCTAGCCCTTGAAGTTGTCAtcagtttttgagaaaattaaGGCTGCTATACTATTTCTAATAGTGCTGCTAATTTTACCGTGCTCTAGCGTCCAGATAAACCTAGAAACTGGAGCAGTCCTGGTGTCCAGCTTCAGGACAGATGCTCCAGTAGTAAGACATGTCCCTAAAACAGTCACTGCACAAAACTACAGTAAGACATGTCCTTAGAACAATCACTGTGGTAAGGCATGTCCTCCACAGGGCTACacttagagacaaacaatcacactcacattcacacctacggtcAATTTAGAatcgccagttaacctcagcatgtttctggactgtgggaggaagctggagaacctggagaaaacccacacatgtacaggagaacatggagactccatgcagaaagatcccaggaaggccgggacatgaaccgggatcttctagctgtgaggtgacagagctaaccactgatccactgtgaaACCTGATCTGGAagctgtaatgtggaaatgataaactgaggctgaatgttgatttttttttttttataaacttcagattgttcatgatgtttggTAAGAAGATAATTCTTTgtatgtgaacatttctgcactaaaccaaaggaaccatcaggagttgtggttatttataggttattatgctgtggttttactggttttactggtgcagtccactggagatcagaccggactgaatgtggaacctggactaagatgagtttgatgCCCCTGCTGTAAGGCTGCAGTTCTAACCTTGCAGTAAACTCTTATTtataaatactcctttacaTTTACCCCACCTGCCCCTGCCCCTGCAGTAAACTCTTATTTATAAATACTCCTTTAAATTTACCCACCTGCCCCTGCAGTAAACTGTTTTACATAAATAGTCCTTTACATTTctatatttacatttctgtgaaCTCAGTGCGCATGTCTGCAGATCTTGTCACTGTTTCAGAAATCAGCTTTTGGCTGGAGACCTGTCTGGGATCCTGTGGACAGACGCTTCCTCGTCTCCACGGCAACAGCGCCgcgtctccatggcaacagcaccgCAACAGCAAACGGCAGGCGTCATGGCGGAGCCGAGGATAGCGAGGATCAAACAGCCTAAAAAAGTTTTTATGAACAGCATAGACTCCTACTCATCCAGGTACATCAGCAAGGTAAGACTCAGGTACAGGAAGACAGCGCTGTTCTCTTTATAGATATAGATATTATTAGATATTGTTATATCTGTAGAATGCAGGAAACCCTGCTAGCTAGCTTGGGTTATAGTTTTAATCAGCAACAGGAATGGATAATAATTGTAAATACAGTGTATATAAAGATTATTACCAGTATATTCAGTATATATAAAGGTTAATTACACTATATTCAGTGTATATAAAGGCTGtggtgttgttttcagttgctgtgtGAGTCCGTATACACTAAATTCAGTCTATATAAAGGTTAATTACACGATATTTAGTCTATATAAAGGTTAATATCAGTAT is a window from the Amphiprion ocellaris isolate individual 3 ecotype Okinawa chromosome 20, ASM2253959v1, whole genome shotgun sequence genome containing:
- the galcb gene encoding galactocerebrosidase isoform X2, whose amino-acid sequence is MELSLMVVPVLALVLALVLDSCWSQSYVLTDGDKLGRVFDGIGGLSGGGATSRLLVNYAEPYRSQILDYLFKPNFGASLHILKVEIGGDAQTTDGTEPSHMHYDNDENYFRGYEWWLMKEAKKRNPNITLIGLPWAFPGWVGRGKNWPYDYPDITAAYVVKWILGAKQYHDLDIQYVGIWNERSYDAKYIKVLRNLLDKVGLSGVGIIAADGDWSIANSMIDDLYLNDSVEVIGAHYPGTITVTEALKTQKKLWSSEDYSSFNDEVGGGCWARILNQNYVNGLMTATISWNLVASYYEDLPFGRDGLMTAEEPWSGNYVVESPIWITAHTTQFSQPGWTYLQTVGHLEHGGSYVALTDGKGNLTVVIETMTHDHSVCIRPPLPPFNVTSQNATFQLKGSFTSIEELQVWRSQFNFKTKKPYFFEKLPPLKVLNGSFTLSLAEDEVYTLTTITTGNKGSYPDPPPSAPFPKVYKDNFDVLNPPFSEAPDFADQTGVFEYYVNLTDPGPHLFTLRQVVTQRPITWATDADQTISVIGDHQWQDLTVSCDIFMENIQTGGVFVAARVDKGGGSVRSARGVFFWVFADGSYRVTNDLAGQTVLAEGLSGTQAFGWYTLTLTVQGQYASGLLNGFPLWRNAVVLTPKNGWAAIGTHSFELAQFDNFSVIAE
- the galcb gene encoding galactocerebrosidase isoform X1, which encodes MELSLMVVPVLALVLALVLDSCWSQSYVLTDGDKLGRVFDGIGGLSGGGATSRLLVNYAEPYRSQILDYLFKPNFGASLHILKVEIGGDAQTTDGTEPSHMHYDNDENYFRGYEWWLMKEAKKRNPNITLIGLPWAFPGWVGRGKNWPYDYPDITAAYVVKWILGAKQYHDLDIQYVGIWNERSYDAKYIKLLRYTLDKSGLEAVRIVASDNLWEPIVVSLLLDPELSSAVDVIGAHYPGTITVTEALKTQKKLWSSEDYSSFNDEVGGGCWARILNQNYVNGLMTATISWNLVASYYEDLPFGRDGLMTAEEPWSGNYVVESPIWITAHTTQFSQPGWTYLQTVGHLEHGGSYVALTDGKGNLTVVIETMTHDHSVCIRPPLPPFNVTSQNATFQLKGSFTSIEELQVWRSQFNFKTKKPYFFEKLPPLKVLNGSFTLSLAEDEVYTLTTITTGNKGSYPDPPPSAPFPKVYKDNFDVLNPPFSEAPDFADQTGVFEYYVNLTDPGPHLFTLRQVVTQRPITWATDADQTISVIGDHQWQDLTVSCDIFMENIQTGGVFVAARVDKGGGSVRSARGVFFWVFADGSYRVTNDLAGQTVLAEGLSGTQAFGWYTLTLTVQGQYASGLLNGFPLWRNAVVLTPKNGWAAIGTHSFELAQFDNFSVIAE